One Mesorhizobium sp. J428 DNA segment encodes these proteins:
- a CDS encoding ABC transporter ATP-binding protein, whose translation MGNITLRNVSKSFGATNIIPDIDLVIEDGEFVVFVGPSGCGKSTLLRLIAGLEDTSGGTIEIDGRDVTNEAPAKRKLAMVFQSYALYPHMTVAKNIAFPLKMAGEDQATIDRKVKAAAATLNLTNYLERRPGQLSGGQRQRVAIGRAIVRQPSAFLFDEPLSNLDAALRGTMRLEISELHQQLKTTMIYVTHDQVEAMTMADKIVVLNAGNIEQVGSPLELYKSPKNLFVAGFIGSPKMNFVTGVAASKHNAATIGIRPEHLKVSTASGDWKGTVGVAEHLGSDTFLHVNSEVGTLTVRADGEIHVDHGDEVWLTPDATKLHRFDQDGKAIR comes from the coding sequence ATGGGCAACATCACGCTCAGGAACGTGTCGAAATCCTTCGGCGCGACGAACATCATCCCCGACATCGACCTCGTCATCGAGGACGGCGAGTTCGTGGTCTTCGTCGGGCCGTCGGGATGCGGCAAGTCCACGCTGCTCCGCCTCATCGCGGGGCTTGAGGACACGAGCGGCGGCACGATCGAGATCGACGGGCGCGACGTCACCAACGAGGCGCCGGCCAAGCGCAAGCTCGCCATGGTGTTCCAGTCTTACGCGCTCTACCCGCATATGACGGTGGCGAAGAACATCGCCTTCCCGTTAAAAATGGCGGGCGAGGACCAGGCCACGATCGACCGCAAGGTGAAGGCCGCGGCCGCGACGCTTAACCTCACCAATTATCTCGAACGCCGGCCCGGCCAGCTCTCGGGCGGCCAGCGCCAGCGCGTCGCCATCGGCCGCGCCATCGTGCGCCAGCCATCTGCCTTCCTGTTCGACGAGCCCTTGTCCAACCTCGACGCTGCACTTCGCGGCACGATGCGGCTGGAGATCTCGGAACTGCACCAGCAGCTCAAGACGACGATGATCTACGTCACGCACGACCAGGTCGAGGCGATGACGATGGCCGACAAGATCGTCGTGCTCAACGCCGGCAATATCGAACAAGTCGGCTCGCCGCTGGAACTCTACAAATCGCCGAAGAACCTCTTCGTCGCCGGCTTCATCGGCTCGCCGAAGATGAACTTCGTCACCGGGGTCGCGGCGTCGAAGCACAATGCGGCCACGATCGGCATCCGGCCCGAGCACCTCAAGGTCTCGACTGCGTCCGGCGATTGGAAGGGCACGGTCGGGGTCGCCGAGCATCTCGGCTCCGACACGTTCCTGCATGTGAACTCGGAGGTCGGCACGCTGACGGTGCGCGCCGATGGCGAGATCCATGTCGACCACGGCGACGAAGTCTGGCTGACGCCTGATGCCACCAAGCTGCACCGCTTCGACCAGGACGGAAAGGCGATCCGCTGA
- a CDS encoding HAD family phosphatase: MSVRPGLVIFDCDGVLVDSEPLSIDVLTNYFVELGAPLAADLAYTRFLGRSMATIVSIMHEDFGLQVTDAHLDVLRGRLNDRFRRDLKPIPFIADALARISGPRCVASSSKPERIRLSLSLTGLLESLEPHIYSSTMVKHGKPAPDLFLHAAREMGAQPRDCVVVEDSPAGIQAAKSAGMRVLAFTGGTHAAPSGLRAAVEALAPDAIFDDMRLLPDLILPGTPAT; the protein is encoded by the coding sequence ATGAGTGTTCGCCCCGGTCTTGTCATCTTCGATTGTGACGGCGTGCTGGTCGACAGCGAGCCGCTCTCGATCGACGTGCTGACGAACTATTTCGTCGAGCTCGGCGCACCGCTGGCCGCGGACCTTGCCTATACGCGCTTCCTCGGCCGCTCGATGGCGACGATCGTGTCGATCATGCATGAGGATTTCGGGCTGCAAGTCACCGACGCGCATCTGGATGTGCTGCGCGGACGGCTGAACGACCGCTTCCGCCGCGACCTGAAGCCGATTCCGTTCATCGCCGACGCGCTGGCGCGCATTTCCGGGCCGCGCTGCGTGGCCTCCTCCTCCAAGCCGGAACGGATACGACTCTCATTGTCGCTGACGGGCCTACTGGAAAGCCTTGAGCCGCACATATACAGTTCCACCATGGTGAAGCACGGCAAGCCGGCGCCCGACCTCTTCCTGCATGCGGCGCGCGAGATGGGCGCGCAGCCGCGGGACTGCGTCGTAGTCGAGGACAGTCCGGCCGGCATCCAGGCGGCCAAGAGCGCCGGGATGCGGGTGCTCGCCTTTACGGGAGGAACACATGCCGCGCCGAGCGGGCTCCGCGCAGCAGTCGAGGCGCTCGCACCGGACGCGATCTTCGACGACATGCGCCTTCTTCCCGACCTGATCCTTCCGGGCACGCCGGCGACCTGA
- a CDS encoding response regulator, whose amino-acid sequence MIADDHPLFRGALKQALAGIGGDPEILEAGDFETARAIVAANDDLDLILLDLAMPGVSGLSGLVALRGIQAGVPVVIVSAHDDPETIRRALSLGASGFISKSSSMEHIRTAISTVLAGGIWSPEDIDLGVEADPEISDLIQRLQSLTPQQSRVLSMLAEGLLNKQIAYELGVSEATIKAHVSAVLQKLGVDSRTQAVIQLSKIGSEPLPTA is encoded by the coding sequence ATGATCGCCGACGATCATCCGCTGTTTCGCGGCGCGCTGAAACAGGCGTTGGCCGGGATCGGCGGCGATCCGGAAATCCTTGAAGCGGGCGACTTCGAGACCGCGCGCGCAATCGTGGCGGCCAACGACGATCTCGACCTCATCCTGCTCGACCTTGCCATGCCCGGCGTCAGCGGCCTGTCCGGCCTCGTCGCGCTGCGCGGCATTCAGGCCGGCGTGCCGGTCGTCATCGTGTCGGCGCATGACGACCCGGAGACGATCCGCCGCGCGCTCAGCCTCGGCGCGTCCGGCTTCATCTCCAAGTCGTCCAGCATGGAACATATCCGCACCGCGATCTCGACCGTGCTCGCCGGCGGCATCTGGTCGCCGGAGGACATCGACCTCGGCGTCGAGGCGGATCCCGAGATTTCCGACCTGATCCAGCGGCTGCAGTCGCTGACGCCGCAGCAGTCGCGCGTCTTGTCGATGCTCGCAGAGGGCCTGCTCAACAAACAGATCGCCTATGAGCTTGGCGTGTCCGAGGCGACGATCAAGGCGCACGTCTCGGCCGTGCTGCAGAAGCTCGGCGTCGACAGCCGCACGCAGGCCGTGATCCAGCTCTCCAAGATCGGCTCGGAGCCGCTGCCGACCGCCTGA
- a CDS encoding NahK/ErcS family hybrid sensor histidine kinase/response regulator — MQGWVIVIIAIAYVTLLFGVASLGDRRAARLGSGHSRPYIYAASLAIYCTSWTFFGSVGLASERGLEYLAIYIGPALVFLFGFPLLRRVIRLAKTEKITSVADFLAARYGKSFAVASIATIIATVGAIPYIALQLKAISGSVSLMVEHYNGAAPALDFFIGDVSLAVAFLLAVFAVLFGTRHADATEHQDGLVLAVAVESIVKLAAFLVIGLAITFFFLGGLDGFIAATSANAEVAQAANYQTSPSTWIVMTVLSGFAILLLPRQFYVTIVESRSEGELRTATWLFPLYLVVINLFVLPIAFAGLTLVGNQTSADLYVLSVPLLAGHDLLALAAFIGGLSAATAMVIVESVALAIMISNDLVIPIFARGMLRPTERRREDLSTVILNIRRAAIFIVLFVAFLYYREATTNTRLASIGLMSFAAIAQFAPAFVGGLVWRGANARGAILGMTAGFAVWAYTLLIPSLLPPDTDFVAHGLFGIAALRPQALIGTVAEPLNHGVLWSLAINTLFFVLGSLSRASKPLERIQAALFVPRDQNPMPSLRRFRTAVTANDLRETISRYLGVERTERSFETFEKQSGARIVGSEPANTALIRYSEQLLTSAVGSSSARLILSLLFQRNDKSSRDAFRLLDDASEALQQNRDLLQIALDQMAQGITVFDRDFRLTCWNRQYRVLFDLPEELGQVGVSLTHILDLLVQRGDLVPGAETTILDRLSTYDQPWQLELRTSGRIVELRSNPMPDGGMVATYADITARVHADKALKVANESLEQRVASRTAELTRVNRELAEAQMLAEEANLGKTRFLAAVGHDILQPLNAARLYCASLIERTRKGSEREAAANIDSALDSVEAILGAVLDISRLDAGAMKPQATVFRLDGLLRQIGTDFQPLAREKNLSLRIVPSSIAVMTDRNLFRRLLQNLVSNAIKYTRSGSVLVGARRRGSLVEIQVVDTGIGIPSDKLNSVFQEFLRLDEGAKEAQGLGLGLSIVDRIARVLRLELRLGSTEKGTMFSVLLPISAAQELPLPERGRVERQGAFSVDGMTVYCIDNDERILEGMRQLLEGWGCRAVPISGSAALDAMDAKELPRPDIVFADYHLDDETGFDLIAALRLRFGEDVPAVLVTADRSADVRQKAANLDIPILNKPVKPAGLRSMLARYQRTAAAAE; from the coding sequence GTGCAAGGCTGGGTCATCGTCATCATCGCGATCGCCTACGTCACGCTGCTGTTCGGCGTGGCGAGCCTCGGCGACCGCCGCGCCGCCCGGCTCGGCTCGGGGCATTCGCGCCCGTATATCTATGCGGCGAGCCTGGCGATCTACTGCACGTCCTGGACCTTCTTCGGCTCGGTCGGTCTCGCCTCCGAGCGCGGGCTCGAATATCTGGCGATCTATATCGGTCCGGCCCTGGTCTTCCTGTTCGGCTTCCCGCTGCTGCGCCGGGTGATCCGTCTCGCCAAGACCGAGAAGATCACCTCCGTCGCCGACTTCCTCGCCGCCCGCTACGGCAAGAGCTTCGCCGTCGCCTCGATCGCCACCATCATCGCCACCGTCGGCGCCATCCCCTACATCGCCCTCCAGCTCAAGGCGATCTCGGGTTCGGTCAGCCTGATGGTCGAGCACTACAACGGCGCGGCTCCGGCCCTCGATTTCTTCATCGGCGACGTGTCGCTCGCCGTCGCCTTCCTGCTCGCCGTCTTCGCCGTGCTGTTCGGCACGCGCCACGCCGACGCGACCGAGCATCAGGACGGGCTCGTGCTCGCGGTAGCGGTGGAATCGATCGTCAAGCTGGCCGCCTTCCTGGTGATCGGCCTTGCGATCACCTTCTTCTTCCTCGGCGGTCTGGACGGTTTCATCGCGGCCACGTCGGCGAATGCGGAAGTGGCCCAGGCCGCGAACTACCAGACGTCGCCCTCCACCTGGATCGTGATGACCGTGCTGAGCGGCTTTGCGATCCTGCTCCTGCCGCGCCAGTTCTACGTCACCATCGTCGAGAGCCGCAGCGAGGGCGAGCTGCGCACGGCGACCTGGCTCTTCCCGCTCTACCTGGTGGTGATCAACCTGTTCGTCCTGCCGATCGCGTTTGCCGGCCTTACTCTCGTGGGCAATCAGACCTCGGCGGACCTCTATGTTCTGTCCGTGCCGCTGCTTGCCGGCCACGACCTGCTCGCGCTCGCCGCCTTCATCGGCGGCCTGTCGGCGGCGACCGCGATGGTGATCGTGGAGAGCGTCGCGCTCGCCATCATGATCTCCAACGACCTGGTGATCCCGATCTTCGCCCGCGGCATGCTGCGCCCGACCGAGCGCCGGCGCGAAGACCTGTCGACGGTGATCCTCAACATCCGCCGCGCCGCGATCTTCATCGTCCTGTTCGTGGCGTTCCTCTACTATCGCGAGGCGACGACCAACACGCGGTTGGCCTCGATTGGCCTGATGTCCTTCGCCGCCATCGCCCAGTTCGCGCCGGCTTTCGTGGGAGGTCTCGTCTGGCGCGGCGCCAATGCCCGCGGCGCTATCCTCGGCATGACGGCGGGCTTCGCCGTCTGGGCCTACACGCTGCTGATCCCGTCGCTGCTTCCGCCCGACACCGACTTCGTCGCGCACGGCCTGTTCGGCATCGCCGCGCTGCGGCCGCAGGCGCTCATCGGAACCGTCGCCGAGCCGCTGAACCATGGCGTTCTGTGGAGCCTCGCCATCAACACGCTCTTCTTCGTGCTAGGGTCGCTGTCGCGCGCCTCGAAGCCGCTGGAGCGCATCCAGGCCGCGCTCTTCGTGCCGCGCGACCAGAACCCGATGCCGAGTCTGCGCCGCTTCCGCACTGCGGTCACCGCCAACGACCTGCGCGAGACGATCTCACGCTATCTCGGCGTCGAGCGGACGGAGCGCTCGTTCGAGACCTTCGAGAAACAGTCGGGCGCGCGCATCGTCGGATCGGAGCCGGCGAACACGGCACTCATCCGCTATTCCGAGCAGTTGCTCACCAGCGCGGTCGGCTCGTCGTCGGCTCGGCTGATCCTGTCGCTGCTGTTCCAGCGCAACGACAAGTCCTCGCGCGATGCCTTCCGCCTGCTGGACGACGCGTCGGAAGCGCTGCAGCAGAACCGCGACCTCTTGCAGATCGCGCTCGACCAGATGGCGCAGGGCATCACCGTGTTCGACCGCGATTTCCGGCTGACCTGCTGGAACCGCCAGTATCGCGTCCTGTTCGACCTGCCGGAGGAACTGGGGCAGGTGGGCGTCTCGCTCACCCATATCCTCGACCTCCTCGTGCAGCGCGGCGATCTGGTGCCGGGGGCGGAGACGACCATCCTCGACCGCCTGTCGACCTATGACCAGCCCTGGCAGCTGGAGCTCAGGACAAGTGGCCGGATCGTGGAGCTGCGTTCGAACCCGATGCCCGACGGTGGCATGGTGGCGACCTATGCGGACATTACCGCGCGGGTGCATGCCGACAAGGCGCTGAAGGTCGCCAACGAGTCGCTCGAACAGCGCGTCGCCAGCCGCACGGCGGAGCTGACCCGCGTCAACCGCGAACTGGCCGAGGCGCAGATGCTGGCCGAGGAGGCCAATCTCGGCAAGACCCGCTTCCTCGCGGCCGTCGGCCACGACATCCTCCAGCCGCTCAACGCGGCGAGGCTCTACTGCGCCTCGCTGATCGAGCGCACGCGCAAGGGCTCGGAGCGGGAGGCGGCCGCCAACATCGATTCCGCCCTCGATTCCGTCGAGGCGATCCTGGGTGCCGTGCTCGACATTTCGAGGCTCGATGCGGGCGCGATGAAGCCGCAGGCGACCGTCTTCAGACTCGACGGCCTGCTGCGGCAGATCGGAACGGATTTCCAGCCTCTCGCGCGGGAAAAGAACCTCAGCCTGCGCATCGTGCCGTCCAGCATCGCGGTAATGACCGACCGCAACCTGTTCCGGCGCCTGCTGCAGAACCTAGTCTCCAACGCGATCAAATACACCCGCTCCGGCAGCGTGCTGGTCGGCGCGCGCCGCCGCGGCTCGCTGGTCGAGATCCAGGTGGTCGACACCGGCATCGGCATTCCGTCGGACAAGCTGAACAGCGTATTCCAGGAGTTCCTTCGGCTGGATGAAGGCGCGAAGGAGGCACAGGGCCTTGGCCTCGGCCTGTCGATCGTCGACCGCATTGCTCGCGTGTTGCGCCTGGAGTTGAGGCTTGGCTCGACCGAGAAGGGCACGATGTTCTCTGTGCTGCTGCCGATTTCGGCCGCGCAGGAACTCCCGCTTCCGGAACGTGGCCGGGTCGAGCGTCAGGGTGCCTTTTCCGTCGACGGCATGACCGTCTACTGCATCGACAATGACGAGCGGATCCTGGAAGGGATGCGCCAGCTTCTTGAGGGCTGGGGATGCCGCGCGGTGCCGATCTCGGGCAGTGCCGCGCTCGACGCCATGGATGCGAAGGAATTGCCGCGGCCTGACATCGTGTTCGCCGACTACCATCTCGACGACGAGACGGGCTTCGACCTGATTGCTGCCTTGCGACTACGCTTCGGCGAGGACGTGCCGGCGGTGCTCGTGACGGCCGACCGGTCGGCGGATGTGCGCCAGAAGGCCGCGAACCTCGATATTCCGATCCTCAACAAGCCCGTGAAGCCGGCCGGCCTGCGCTCGATGCTCGCCCGCTATCAGCGCACGGCCGCGGCGGCGGAATAG
- the mscL gene encoding large conductance mechanosensitive channel protein MscL, giving the protein MLKEFQEFISKGNVMDLAVGVIIGGAFGLIVSSLVGDIIMPIVGAIFGGFDFSNYFLPLSSSVTATSLEEARKQGAVFAYGSFLTVVINFLILAWIIFIMVKLLNNLRKRLEKEKPVEVAAPPADVQLLTEIRDLLAKKA; this is encoded by the coding sequence ATGCTGAAGGAATTCCAGGAGTTCATCTCGAAGGGCAACGTCATGGACCTTGCCGTGGGCGTCATCATCGGCGGCGCGTTCGGCCTGATCGTTTCGTCGCTGGTGGGCGATATCATCATGCCGATCGTAGGCGCGATCTTCGGCGGCTTCGACTTCTCCAACTATTTCCTGCCGCTGTCGTCCTCGGTGACCGCGACGTCTCTGGAAGAGGCCCGCAAGCAGGGCGCGGTGTTCGCCTATGGCAGCTTCCTCACCGTCGTGATCAACTTCCTGATTCTGGCCTGGATCATCTTCATCATGGTCAAGCTGTTGAACAACCTGCGCAAGCGCCTCGAGAAGGAGAAGCCGGTCGAAGTAGCCGCTCCCCCCGCAGACGTGCAGCTCCTCACGGAGATCCGCGACCTTCTCGCCAAGAAGGCCTGA
- a CDS encoding L-iditol 2-dehydrogenase, with product MMRLEGKSALITGAARGIGRAFAEAYVREGATVAIGDINVDAATATAAEIGPKAYAVSLDVTRQDSIDAAVKAVEARAGGVDILINNAALFDLAPIVDITRESYDRLFSVNVAGALFMLQAVAKSMIARGRGGRIINMASQAGRRGEALVGVYCATKAAMISLTQSAALDLIRHGINVNAIAPGVVDGEHWDHVDSLFAKYEGRKPGEKKKLVGEAVPYGRMGTAADLTGMAVFLASAEADYIVAQTYNVDGGNWMS from the coding sequence CTGATGCGTCTGGAAGGCAAGTCCGCGCTGATCACGGGAGCGGCGCGCGGCATCGGCCGCGCCTTCGCCGAGGCCTATGTGCGTGAGGGCGCGACGGTGGCGATCGGCGACATCAATGTCGATGCGGCGACGGCAACCGCCGCCGAGATCGGACCGAAGGCCTATGCAGTGTCGCTCGACGTGACGCGGCAGGACTCGATCGACGCGGCGGTCAAGGCGGTCGAGGCGCGCGCGGGCGGCGTAGATATCCTCATAAACAACGCGGCGCTGTTCGACCTCGCGCCGATCGTCGACATCACGCGCGAAAGCTACGACCGGCTGTTCTCGGTCAATGTCGCGGGCGCGCTGTTCATGCTGCAGGCCGTAGCGAAATCGATGATCGCGCGGGGGCGCGGCGGCAGGATCATCAACATGGCGAGCCAGGCCGGACGGCGCGGCGAGGCGCTCGTCGGCGTCTATTGCGCTACCAAGGCGGCGATGATCTCGCTGACGCAGTCGGCGGCGCTGGACCTCATTCGGCACGGCATCAACGTCAACGCCATCGCGCCGGGTGTGGTCGACGGCGAGCACTGGGACCACGTCGATTCGCTGTTCGCGAAATATGAGGGCCGCAAGCCGGGCGAGAAGAAGAAGCTGGTCGGCGAGGCCGTGCCCTATGGGCGCATGGGCACCGCCGCCGATCTCACCGGCATGGCCGTTTTCCTGGCTTCAGCGGAAGCCGACTACATTGTCGCCCAGACCTACAACGTCGACGGCGGCAACTGGATGAGCTGA
- a CDS encoding mannitol dehydrogenase family protein has product MPTRLTAQNLDRLPKDVAVPRYDRARLSGGILHFGVGNFHRAHQAVYLDDLFNLGSGHDWAIVGAGVLDADAAAREKFERQDWLTTVVEQDATRMSARVTGAMVDYLKPGDATAIIEKLADPAIRIVSLTITEGGYFIDPATGAFNAAHPAIVADGARPGSPKTVFGLIVAGLKRRRARGVQPFTVMSCDNIPHNGVVTRNAVVGLAKLSDPTLAGWIRNEIAFPNGMVDRITPATGERERHIAADQFGIEDEWPVFCETFRQWVLEDNFPAGRPALEKVGVQFVLDVTPYEHMKIRILNGGHAVIAYPAGLMDIEFVHEAMAHPLVLGFLRKVEHEEIIPVLPPVPNTSLTDYYALIEERFANPKIGDTVRRLCLDGSNRQPKFIVPSIADRLARGEGVSGLALESALWCRYCYGVSDSGREIAPNDPGWDRLQVVSHAARSEPSAWLSMDDVYGAVGEAPAFRASFAEWLRHLWTDGTEATLRRYLGS; this is encoded by the coding sequence ATGCCGACCAGGCTCACAGCCCAGAACCTCGACAGGTTGCCCAAGGACGTCGCCGTGCCACGCTATGACCGCGCGCGTCTCTCCGGCGGCATACTGCATTTCGGCGTCGGCAACTTCCACCGTGCACACCAGGCGGTCTATCTGGACGACCTGTTCAATCTCGGCTCCGGTCACGACTGGGCGATCGTCGGCGCGGGCGTGCTCGACGCGGACGCTGCCGCGCGGGAAAAATTCGAGCGGCAGGACTGGCTGACCACCGTCGTCGAGCAGGACGCGACACGGATGTCGGCGCGGGTGACGGGCGCGATGGTCGACTACCTGAAACCCGGCGATGCCACAGCGATCATTGAAAAGCTCGCGGATCCGGCGATCCGCATCGTCTCGCTGACCATCACCGAGGGCGGCTATTTCATCGACCCGGCGACCGGGGCATTCAACGCCGCCCATCCCGCGATCGTCGCCGATGGTGCGCGCCCGGGCTCGCCGAAGACCGTGTTCGGCCTGATCGTGGCCGGGCTGAAGCGCCGTAGGGCAAGGGGCGTCCAGCCCTTCACCGTCATGTCCTGCGACAACATTCCCCACAACGGGGTGGTGACGCGCAACGCGGTGGTGGGGCTGGCGAAGCTCTCCGACCCTACGCTCGCCGGCTGGATCCGCAACGAGATCGCCTTCCCTAACGGGATGGTGGACCGGATCACGCCCGCGACCGGCGAGCGGGAGCGCCACATCGCCGCCGATCAGTTCGGCATAGAGGACGAATGGCCGGTGTTCTGCGAGACCTTCCGGCAATGGGTGCTGGAGGACAATTTCCCCGCCGGCCGCCCGGCGCTGGAGAAGGTCGGCGTCCAGTTCGTGCTGGACGTGACGCCCTACGAGCACATGAAGATCCGCATCCTCAACGGCGGCCACGCGGTGATCGCCTACCCTGCCGGGCTGATGGACATCGAGTTCGTGCATGAGGCAATGGCGCATCCGCTGGTGCTGGGCTTCCTGCGCAAGGTGGAGCACGAGGAGATCATTCCCGTGCTGCCGCCGGTTCCAAACACCAGTCTTACCGACTACTACGCCTTGATCGAGGAGCGCTTCGCCAATCCGAAGATCGGCGACACGGTGCGGCGGCTCTGCCTCGACGGGTCGAACCGCCAGCCGAAATTCATCGTGCCGAGCATCGCGGACCGGCTGGCGCGCGGCGAAGGCGTGTCGGGCCTCGCGCTCGAATCGGCACTCTGGTGCCGCTACTGCTACGGCGTCAGCGATTCCGGCCGCGAGATTGCGCCGAACGATCCCGGCTGGGACCGGTTGCAGGTGGTCTCGCACGCCGCGAGGTCGGAGCCGTCGGCCTGGCTGTCGATGGACGATGTCTACGGCGCCGTCGGCGAAGCGCCCGCCTTTCGAGCAAGCTTCGCCGAATGGCTGCGCCATCTGTGGACCGACGGCACGGAGGCGACCTTGCGCCGCTATCTCGGATCGTAG
- a CDS encoding FGGY-family carbohydrate kinase, giving the protein MARGLICAVDVGTGSARAGIFDAAGRQLGRGEQPIAMNRPSANQAEHDSEDIWRAVCRAVQSARTKAAAGPDDICALAFDATCSLVVRGADGRQLSVSAGGESGWDTIVWLDHRALAEADECTATGHPVLNHIGGVMSPEMQTPKLMWLKRNASATWAAAGHFFDLADFLTWKATGTTARSQCTLTTKWTYLAHDGGWRRDFFDRVGLGDMLARGGLPDEASAVGTAIGKVTPAAADELGLSPSCLVGPGMIDAFAGSLGVIGAHASEAADRHLALIAGTSSCVMAFAGDARMVPGIWGPYFGTALPGLWQSEGGQSATGALLDHIIRLHGKGGEPDAQVHARIIGRIAELRTSEPHLAADLHVLPDFHGNRSPFADPHATGAISGLTLDASFDGLCRLYWRTAVAIALGVRQILEHMNAYGYSIESLHVTGGHTRNPLLMELYADATGVDVVETEAEDAVLLGTAMAGAAAAGIHPDLATACRAMRQPERRRMPNPTVRSAFDRDDAILKAMYRHWQELSRIAEEHRG; this is encoded by the coding sequence GTGGCGCGCGGCCTGATCTGCGCCGTCGATGTCGGAACCGGCAGCGCCCGCGCCGGCATCTTCGACGCGGCCGGCCGGCAGCTTGGCCGGGGCGAGCAGCCGATCGCGATGAACCGTCCGTCGGCAAACCAGGCGGAGCATGATTCCGAGGACATCTGGCGTGCCGTGTGCCGCGCGGTGCAGTCTGCGAGGACGAAAGCGGCGGCCGGGCCGGACGACATCTGCGCGCTCGCCTTCGACGCGACATGCTCGCTGGTGGTGCGCGGGGCGGACGGGCGCCAGCTCTCCGTGTCGGCCGGCGGCGAGAGCGGGTGGGACACGATCGTCTGGCTCGACCACCGTGCGCTCGCCGAGGCCGACGAATGCACCGCCACCGGCCATCCGGTGCTCAACCATATCGGCGGGGTGATGTCGCCGGAAATGCAGACGCCGAAGCTGATGTGGCTGAAGCGGAACGCGTCGGCGACCTGGGCGGCGGCCGGTCATTTCTTCGACCTCGCCGACTTCCTCACCTGGAAGGCGACGGGAACGACGGCGCGCTCGCAATGCACGCTGACGACGAAATGGACCTACCTGGCACATGACGGTGGTTGGCGGCGCGATTTCTTCGACAGGGTCGGCCTGGGCGACATGCTCGCCCGCGGTGGCCTGCCGGACGAGGCCAGCGCAGTCGGCACAGCCATCGGCAAGGTGACGCCGGCGGCAGCCGATGAACTCGGCCTGTCGCCATCCTGCCTCGTCGGTCCCGGAATGATCGACGCGTTCGCCGGCTCGCTCGGCGTGATCGGCGCGCATGCCTCCGAGGCTGCCGACCGGCACCTGGCGCTGATCGCCGGCACGTCGAGTTGCGTGATGGCGTTTGCCGGCGATGCGCGCATGGTGCCGGGCATCTGGGGGCCCTATTTCGGCACCGCCCTGCCCGGGCTCTGGCAATCGGAGGGCGGCCAGTCCGCGACAGGCGCGCTGCTCGACCACATCATCCGGCTGCACGGCAAGGGCGGCGAGCCCGATGCGCAGGTGCACGCGCGGATCATCGGCAGGATTGCCGAACTGCGCACGAGCGAGCCGCATCTGGCGGCAGACCTGCACGTCCTGCCGGACTTCCACGGCAATCGATCGCCCTTCGCGGATCCGCATGCCACCGGCGCGATCAGCGGCCTGACGCTCGACGCTTCCTTCGACGGGCTGTGCCGGCTCTACTGGCGCACGGCGGTGGCGATCGCGCTCGGCGTGCGACAAATCCTCGAGCACATGAACGCGTACGGCTACAGCATCGAATCCCTGCACGTCACCGGCGGGCACACGCGCAATCCGCTTCTGATGGAGCTCTATGCGGACGCGACCGGCGTGGACGTGGTGGAGACGGAGGCGGAAGACGCCGTGCTCCTCGGCACGGCGATGGCCGGAGCAGCGGCGGCCGGCATCCATCCCGATCTTGCCACTGCCTGCCGGGCCATGAGGCAGCCTGAACGGCGGCGGATGCCCAATCCGACCGTCCGCTCCGCCTTTGACCGTGACGATGCGATCCTGAAGGCGATGTACCGCCATTGGCAGGAATTGTCGCGGATAGCCGAAGAACATCGGGGCTAG